DNA from Nocardioides seonyuensis:
TCGCGTCGGCCGCCTTCGCGATGCCCGCTGCGAGCGACTTCTCCACCGGCGCGGACGGGTCGTCGTAGACCGCGAGCGCGGCACCGGCGTTGAGCAGCACGGCGTCCCGGACGGGCCCGGCCTCGCCGGCGAGCAGGCGTCGTACGACGTCGGCGTTGTGGGCGGCGTCCCCCCCGCGCAGGTCCTCGGTGGTCGCGCGGGCTATCCCGAAGTCGGCCGGCTCGACGGAGGACTCGGTGACACTGCCGCCATGGACCCGCCACAGGGTCGAGGTGGTCGTGGTGGTCAGCTCGTCGAGGCCGTCGTCGCCCCGGAACACCCAGGCGTCGATCCCGCGGCCCGCGAGCACCCCTGCCATCACCGGGGCCATGCGCGCGTCCGCACACCCGATCGCGACCGCCTGCGGACGGGCCGGGTTGGTCAGCGGCCCGAGGATGTTGAACGTGGTGGCGATGCCCAGCTCGCGGCGGGGCACCGCGGCGTGGCGCATGGCGGGGTGGAAGGCGGCCGAGAAGCAGAAGGTGATCCCCGCCTCCTCCGCGACCTCGGCCACGCGCGCAGGCTCGAGGTCGAGGCGGATGCCCAAGGCCTCGAGCACGTCGGCGGAGCCGGACTTCGACGAGGCCGACCGGTTGCCGTGCTTGACGACCCGCGCGCCGGCCCCGGCGGCGACGATGGCCGACATGGTGGAGATGTTCACCGACATCGAGCGGTCACCCCCTGTGCCCACGACGTCCAGGAGTCGACCCGGGACTGAGATCGGGTTGGCCGCCGCGAGCATGGCGTCGGCGATGCCCGAGACCTCCTCAACCGTCTCTCCCTTGGCGCGCAGCGCCACGACCAGGCCGGCGATCTGCACGGGAGTCGCGGCACCCGCGAACACCTCACCCATCGCCCATCGCGCCTGCTCCGTCGTCAGGTCGCTGCCAGCGACCAGGGCGGAGAGGACGTCGGGCCAGGTGTGGGACATGGCGGTCAGGCTAGTGGCCGCGCCTGGGCGCGCCACGGCTGGTTCAGGACGTGGTTGCCGGGACGCGGCCGCGCAGCAGCGTGACGACCGCCTCGGAGAGCTGGAGCGGGTCGAGCGGGTGGGGCACGGCGGCCTCGGCCCGCGACCAGGTGGCGAGCCACGCGTCCTGCGGCCGGCCGGTGAGCACCACGACGGGCGGGCACTCGTAGATCTCGTCCTTGAGCTGCTTGGCGATGCCGAGGCCACCCGACGGCACGGCCTCCCCGTCGAGGATGAGGAGGTCGAGGCCACCAGCGTCGACGTTGGTCAGCACGACCGGCTGCGTCGCGACCTCGACGTACTCGAGCTCGGGGAGGTCGGGGTGCGGCCGTCGACCGAGGGCGAGGATCACCTGCTGGCGGGTGTTGACGTCGTCGCTGTAGACGAGGACCTTCAGGGGGGCAGTCGATGCGCTCACCCCCGCATCGTATCGCCGCGGGCCGCCATCGCCGTCCCGAGGCTCGTCGTGGCTCATTCGACGCCCGAGGAGCCGCGTGCCTCCTCGAGGTCCAGGCGCCGGTCCTCACGGACGGCCTCCTTCATGGAGGCCCGCACCCACTGGACGAAGAGCACGGCGAAGAAGACCATCCCGATGAGGTCACCCGACGCCCACAGGATCCCTCCGGCACGGTGCTGGTCGTCCATCGGATCGGGCAACCACGCCCCCATCGGCCCGTCGCGGAGCGCGGTGTAGTGCTCGGCGCCCAGGAGGGTGGTCTGGTCCATGATCGTGATGCCGAGGAAGGCGTGGAAGGGCAGCGTCATGACGATGAGCAGCACCCGGAACGGGTAGCCGACCCGTCCCGGCACGGGGTCGATGCCCATGAGCGGCCAGAAGAAGAGCGTGCCCACCAGGACCAGGTGGACGTGCATCATCTCGTGCACGTACGCCGAGGCCAGGCTGGCGTCGTACCACCCGGTGAAGTAGAGCGCCCACGGCGCGGTCACGTAGAGGGCGAACGCGAGCGGCGGGAAGGACAGCACCTTGGCCACCCTCGAGTGCAGCACCGCGAGCAGCCAGCGTCGGGGTCGCGCTGGCAGCGTGCGCAGCGCGAGCGTCACGGGGGCGCCCAGGGCCAGCGCGAGCGGCACCACCATCGACAGGATCATGTGCTGAACCATGTGGACGCTCAGCAGGGTGGTGTCGTAGCGCCCGATGCCCGAGGCCGTGGCGACGAAGAAGGCCCCCATCCCGACACCGACGAAGGCGAGCGTGCGCCCCCACGGCCACGCGTCGCCCCGTCGCCTGAGCACCGACACACCGAGCAGGTAGAGCCCGGCGACCCAGATGGTCAGGACGAACGGGAAGGGGTCGATCCCCCAGTCCGTGAAGACGCCGCCCCACGTGAACCGGGGCAGGTCGGCGGGCGTGTCGGACACAGGGATGAGCACCCTGTGAACTTTATGACGCCCAAACCCAGGGGGTCGGGGTGGCCTCCCGACCGACAACAGCCATAATGAGCGCGTGGCGACAGCAACAGCGATTCCAGCATCCCGTCTGCACGGGCACCACGACCGGCCGAGCATGGTCAGCGTGGGCACGATCATCTGGCTCTCCAGCGAGCTGATGTTCTTCGCAGCCCTCTTCGCGGCCTACTTCACGATCCGCGCAGTGAGCCCCGACCTGTGGGCCCAAGAGGTCGAGAAGCTCAACATCCCCTTCTCCACGGCCAACACCGTCATCCTGGTGCTGTCGTCCTTCGCCTGCCAGTGGGGCGTGTTCGCTGCCGAGCGCGGCCAGGTCGGGCGCGGCGGGCCGATCTGGAAGTTCTGGGGCGGCCGCTCCGGGTGGGGACTGCGTGAGTGGTTCATCCTCACCTACGTCATGGGCGCGGTCTTCATCGGCGGCCAGGCGCTCGAGTACGCCGAGCTCATCCACCACGGGGTGACCATCCCGAGCTCCGCCTACGGCACGATGTTCTACCTGACGACCGGCTTCCACGGGCTCCACGTGACAGGTGGGCTCATCGCCTTCCTGTTCGTCCTCGGTCGCACCTACCTCGCCCGTCGATTCACCCACGAACAGGCGGTCACCGCCATCGTCGTGTCCTACTACTGGCACTTCGTCGACGTGGTCTGGATCGGCCTGTTCGCCACGATCTACCTGATCAAGTAGCCCTACACCTCGGCCCGGCCCTACAAGAGACACAAGGACTCATCGTGCGTCTGCTCAACCAAACCGCTGGTCGCCTCTCCCGGCGCCGTCGGGGTCCGCTCGCGGGCCTCCTCGTGCTGCTGCTGGGGCTGGTGATGACCGGCGCCCTCTACACGGTGTTCTCCCCGGCGCAGGCGCAGGACCAGGCCAGCGACACCGAGCAGGTGGCCCAGGGCCGTGAGCTGTTCCTCGCGAGCTGCGCCTTCTGCCACGGCAAGAACGGGCAGGGCATCTCGACCGACCGCGAGGGCTACCAGGTCGGTCCGTCGCTGGTCGGTGTGGGCGCCGCAGCCGTCGACTTCCAGGTCGGCACCGGACGCATGCCGATGATGAGGAGCGGCGCGCAGGCGCCGCGCAAGGAGCCCGTCTTCACCGACGAGGAGACCGCGGCGCTCGCGGCCTACGTCGCCTCCCTGGGCCCCGGGCCCGCCATCCCCTCCGAGTCCGACTACTCCATCGAGGGTCTCTCCGAGGAGGAGCGTGAGGAGGCGATCGTCCGCGGTGGCCAGATCTTCCTCACCAACTGCACGGCCTGCCACAACTTCAACGGCGGCGGCGGCGCGATGCCTCGCGGCGGCTACGCCCCGAGCCTCCACGGTGTGGACCCCAAGTACATCTACGAGGCGATGCTGACCGGCCCCCAGCAGATGCCGAACTTCAGCAACGGCAACCTCGACCCCGAGGCCAAGCGCGACGTCATCGCCTACCTCACCAGCATCCAGGAGAACCCCGAGTACGGCGGCTTCGGCCTCGGCGGCCTGGGTCCCGTGTCCGAGGGGCTCTTCGCCTGGCTGCTCGGCATCGGCGGCCTCGTCGGCGTCGCAGTCTGGATCGCCTCCCACACGACCCGCAGCAAGAAGACCAAGGTGGAAGCGTGAGCACCGACGACCACACCCCCGTGCCGGCCGCAGAGGCCGAGCCCATCGCCGACCCGGGTCTCCCGCCGCACACGTGGCGACCCACCGACGTCGACCCGAAGGCCGAGCGGCGCGCCGAGCGCCAGGTCGCGACCATGTTCGGCCTGTCGATGGTCTTCGTCATCCTCTTCCTGGTCGCCTACTTCACCCTCGACATCGGTGACAACTGGGACACCTTCGCCGGCCTGGGTGCGTCCACCGCAGCCCTCGGCGTCACTCTCGGCATGGCCCTGCTGCTGATCGGCGTGGGCATCATCCACTGGTCGCGCAAGCTCATGTCGGACCACGAGATCGTCGAGATGCGTCACCCCGCCGCATCCTCCGAGGAGGACCGCGCCACCACGCTCGCGGCTCTCAACGCAGGTGCTGAGGAGTCCGGCATCGGCCGACGCCCGCTCGTCCGCAACTCGTTGCTCTCCGCGGTCGGCCTGCTGGGCCTGCCCGCCGTGGTGCTCCTGCGCGACCTCTACCCCAACGCCACGGCGCCCGACGCCAGCCCGCCCGAGCTGCTCGCCCGAACGATCTGGACCAAGGGGATGCGCTTGGTGCGTGACGCCATCGGCACCCCGATCAGGATCGACGAGATCGAGGTCGGAGACCTGATCAACGC
Protein-coding regions in this window:
- the trpD gene encoding anthranilate phosphoribosyltransferase, producing the protein MSHTWPDVLSALVAGSDLTTEQARWAMGEVFAGAATPVQIAGLVVALRAKGETVEEVSGIADAMLAAANPISVPGRLLDVVGTGGDRSMSVNISTMSAIVAAGAGARVVKHGNRSASSKSGSADVLEALGIRLDLEPARVAEVAEEAGITFCFSAAFHPAMRHAAVPRRELGIATTFNILGPLTNPARPQAVAIGCADARMAPVMAGVLAGRGIDAWVFRGDDGLDELTTTTTSTLWRVHGGSVTESSVEPADFGIARATTEDLRGGDAAHNADVVRRLLAGEAGPVRDAVLLNAGAALAVYDDPSAPVEKSLAAGIAKAADAIDSGAAGAALERWVAATAA
- a CDS encoding cytochrome c oxidase assembly protein, translated to MLIPVSDTPADLPRFTWGGVFTDWGIDPFPFVLTIWVAGLYLLGVSVLRRRGDAWPWGRTLAFVGVGMGAFFVATASGIGRYDTTLLSVHMVQHMILSMVVPLALALGAPVTLALRTLPARPRRWLLAVLHSRVAKVLSFPPLAFALYVTAPWALYFTGWYDASLASAYVHEMMHVHLVLVGTLFFWPLMGIDPVPGRVGYPFRVLLIVMTLPFHAFLGITIMDQTTLLGAEHYTALRDGPMGAWLPDPMDDQHRAGGILWASGDLIGMVFFAVLFVQWVRASMKEAVREDRRLDLEEARGSSGVE
- a CDS encoding cytochrome c oxidase subunit 3, whose product is MGTIIWLSSELMFFAALFAAYFTIRAVSPDLWAQEVEKLNIPFSTANTVILVLSSFACQWGVFAAERGQVGRGGPIWKFWGGRSGWGLREWFILTYVMGAVFIGGQALEYAELIHHGVTIPSSAYGTMFYLTTGFHGLHVTGGLIAFLFVLGRTYLARRFTHEQAVTAIVVSYYWHFVDVVWIGLFATIYLIK
- a CDS encoding cytochrome c gives rise to the protein MRLLNQTAGRLSRRRRGPLAGLLVLLLGLVMTGALYTVFSPAQAQDQASDTEQVAQGRELFLASCAFCHGKNGQGISTDREGYQVGPSLVGVGAAAVDFQVGTGRMPMMRSGAQAPRKEPVFTDEETAALAAYVASLGPGPAIPSESDYSIEGLSEEEREEAIVRGGQIFLTNCTACHNFNGGGGAMPRGGYAPSLHGVDPKYIYEAMLTGPQQMPNFSNGNLDPEAKRDVIAYLTSIQENPEYGGFGLGGLGPVSEGLFAWLLGIGGLVGVAVWIASHTTRSKKTKVEA
- a CDS encoding Rieske 2Fe-2S domain-containing protein; translation: MSTDDHTPVPAAEAEPIADPGLPPHTWRPTDVDPKAERRAERQVATMFGLSMVFVILFLVAYFTLDIGDNWDTFAGLGASTAALGVTLGMALLLIGVGIIHWSRKLMSDHEIVEMRHPAASSEEDRATTLAALNAGAEESGIGRRPLVRNSLLSAVGLLGLPAVVLLRDLYPNATAPDASPPELLARTIWTKGMRLVRDAIGTPIRIDEIEVGDLINAAPEALFPTEENGYEELHGAEKEVEKAKGAIIVVRMDPDEIVPVDGREDWSIEGVICYSKICTHVGCPISLYERTTHHVLCPCHQSTFDLADGAKVVFGPAARPLPQLPLAVDEEGYLVAQSDFTEPIGASFWEREKV